Genomic window (Gasterosteus aculeatus chromosome 1, fGasAcu3.hap1.1, whole genome shotgun sequence):
GAATGAGAATTTTTACTGTGAGTTGTCTGCAAAGAGATTCACGTAATCAGTTCTCTGAATGTTCTTGTGCTTCCTCTCAGGCCGCCGTTCTGAGCTCGAGGCAAAGCAGGCGCCGCGATGGAGGCTTCTCCGGGCCGGAACTTCTCCCACGCCTCCTTTGTGTTCAGTGGTTTCAACGGGCTGCAGAAGCACCGGCAGCTGCTGGCGCTGCCGCTCTGCGCCTCATACCTGGTGGTGCTGCTAGGGAACGGCCTGCTGGTCCTTGTGGTGCTCCGCACGGAGAGCCTGAAAGGCCCCATGTACGTCCTTATCGCCGCACTCTGTGCGGTCGATCTCCTGGCAGCGACTGCCATCGTGCCCAAGATGCTGCTTGGCCTCCTCTTTGACTGGAACCGCATCTCATTGGCCAGCTGCCTGGCCCAGATGTTCTCAACCCACTTCCTGTCATCCCTGGAGTCCACTCTGCTGCTGGCCATGGCGCTGGATCGCTACCTAGCCGTCTGCCAGCCGCTGCGTTACACAGAGATGGTGGGCGCGTCCGCCTTGTCCAGGCTACTGCTCCTCGCCCTGGTGCGCAGCGGCTCCATCATGGCCACGCTGGTGGCGCTGGCGGGTTCGTTGCGGTTCTGTGGCTCCGACGTGATCCGCCACTGCTACTGCGACCACATGGCGCTAGTCAACTTGGCGTGCGGTAGTACGGAGAGGAACATGGTGGCAGGCCTGGCCGTGATCGTGTGCTTCGTGGGCGTGGACATACCactcatctttttttcctatGTGAAGATCCTCGACGCCGCCCTGAGGGCGGCAACCGCCAGCGAGGATCGCAGGAAGGCGTTTCACACCTGCGGCACTCACCTGATGGTCATGATGTGTTTCTACCTAGTGGGTAGCGTCACCTTCCTCTCTCACAACCTGAACATCGCCATACCGACCAACGTCAACACCCTCATGGGCGTTGCCTACATTCTGCTGCCGGCCACCATCAACCCCGTCATTTACGGCGTCCGGACCAAGGAGATCCGCAGCGGGTTTCTAAAGCTTTTTAGCGCAAAGAGAGTTTCTGCTGCTGGCACAACCAAGACGTGACGAAGATGTTCTGTTCCACATTACTCAGTTTGGTCTTTTCGTCTCTTTGAGTCACAGATTGTTTGTGAACTCAAACTTCTCCTCATTTACaacaaaggagaagaaagaacgGAATAAATTACTCCTGCAACTAACGGTTCATCAAACTCAGTTTACCAGTAGATTTGTATGGTAAGGTTTGTCAAGCTTTAATAGCTTTAAATGAGGCGTTATCTTTACCAAAGATTAGCTGTACATCAGCTTTCATAGTTGGCGTTAGCTTTATCAAGCGTTAGCTTTACAATAGCTCTGTACAGTTAGCGTTAGCTTTGTCAAGCCGTGCGCTGCGAAAAACGTGCAGGCTTCAATAACAGAGGGAAACattgacataaataaatataaatagaagGCAGATAGCTAACTACATAGCTACTGTAGCTATACAAGCAGTAAGCTATCGTCAACTGCTCCGAGGACGTCATCAGagtgtgtaaataaagtttttcaatCGGCTAAGGCACCGAAATCAAGCACCAAAATCTACGTCGCGTTTTGGTACGGAAGATACTGGTCGTATAGGAACCGGTGCCATATGAAACACCTTTCACCCACTGTGAGGACAGTTAAGGTATGGCCAGAGGGAGCAGACTGCACCACAGCTCCGGTTTTAACGCACAGACTGCAGTGTGTTTGCCACCGAGGCCACACAGACATCAACGTCTTTGCCTCCTCTGTTCTAGACTATATCAACATAATTTTCGAATCCGCGTATCCAACACTGAACCCCCTACAGTTTGCCTACCACAAGAACAGGAGTACAGAGTGTGAGaatgctgttcatagacttcagttcagcattcaacaccatcatcccctCCAAACTGATCCACACCAAACTCAGGGATCTGGGCATCAACACCTCCCTCagtaactggatactggactttCTAACCAACAGACCCCAATATGTCAGGTTAaagaaccacacctcctcaaccctcatcctgaacaccggtgtcccacagggctgtgtgctgaGCCccctcctctactccctcttcacctatgACTGCAGACCTGTACATAATTCTAACAACATTGTAAAGTTTGCAGAggacacaacggtgattggcctcatcagcaacaacgatgagtcggcctacaggaACGAGGTCCAGCACTTGGCTAAGTggtgcgccaacaacaacctggcactcaacaccaagaagaccaaggaGCTCATTGCGGACCAAAGATGGCAACCACACCCCCATCTGTGAGAGTGAAGAAGGCTCATTCGCCTCCTCAGATCCTGGTGAATTTCTACCGCTGCACCATCGACAGCATCCTCACCAACTGCATCACGCTGTGGTACGGCACTTGCTCTGCTGTTGACCGGAAATCTCTCCAGAGGGTGAAAACTGCCCAGCGCATCACTGCTTCCTCACTCCCACCACCGAGACAGTCCAGCACAAaggatgtctgcggagggcgcGCGGCATCGTGAAGGACAACTCTCACCCCAGCCatagactgtttgccctcctcccctctgggaggcgctacagggccCTCCagcccggaccagcaggttcaggaacagcttcttccctgccgctgtcaccctgctgaactctgcccccGGCGACAGCCCTCAGATGCTAAACAAGTTCATTGTCTCAGTACCTGTACTGTGCAacgacaataaagttgaatctaatcaaATCTAATATTGGTACCAACACTGATGGCATGgggcaaataataataatcattttttgaATATAGTTAAATTGCGAagatacatttcattttgaggcGTATCTAATTTGCAATCAGAGCATTTGTGAAAAGCAATCTAAAATAATTAGGTGCCAAAAGTTGTAAAATGTATTGATAATGattttccttcctctgttcaAGTGAATGAGAACAAAGCACCAGATAAAAATGCATGATATTTAGAATGTCAAATGTTCTTTAAGATCAATATATTGGTTTGTGTTCCATAATGATCTTGAAAATaattctgaaacacacacaaacaagtagcCATAAACGTCCTTTTATTAATGATGCAGTGGAATAACATAGAATAACATGCAATTGACTGGCGACTGTTCCAGGGGGAACCTTGTCCCTCGCCAATGTTAGCTGGGAATGAATCCAGCCCCCCTCCATTTATGGCGTTTATGGATTAGCCGCATATAAAATGACCAACTGATTGGAATAACATACcctgtcaaaataaatgtttatccaaatattgttaaaaacaatatcctgtgatgtcacagttcattcacacacacacacacacacgcacacacacgcacacacacgcacacacacacacacacacacacacacacacacacacgcaaacacctGGATTCTGAGATTAAAGACGATTAACGTCTTAATTCCATTCAACCATAACAGTCCATCAAAGGACCATTTTagtgtttttgcactttttatttacaaatatcaACTGATAATTTTAAGAATCATTAAAAATAGATTAGatatactttatttttattaaattccTCCTTCAGAGCAGCTAAACAAAATTCCTTCACttcaaaaagagaaatgaggggattaaataaatgtgtttgaatgttTGATCTTGGTGAAGATACGTGAGATACGTGAGCTAGCTAATCACAAAGGTGGATGAATAGATGAATCCATGTTGTAATTTCAGATTGGTATTGATTCTTCGGTTTCGCTTCAGCAGCATCATAAACAACAAGATTCAACATGTTGAACGTTAGTTGTATATTATTTCCACCAGAGGCTTTATGAAATCAACCCGGTAACTGCTAGCTAACTATCTATTGTGTACATCGTAAAACATTCTGCCAGTGGATCTACACGGTCATTCCCAGTGATCTAATCTTAACAACTGTTCTTATGATGATTAAAGGACGCAAAGTGGTCCCCCTGCTTTCCGGGGGACGTGAGGAGGAGGCGTCCGGTTCAGGGACAGTGAGGGTGAGTCCACGGTCCGTCCTGCAGAGGTCTGATGATGGTGATATTAACAAACCGTACAAAGAAGCACTCGCCCACCGGCTCCTACCGGCCAATGGATCCCTCCCTCTGACGGCCTCCGGGTTCTCCCGGCGGTTCCATGGCTAAACTGTTCTAGAGAGCTTAAGGAAGACCCTCTGACATGACACACAAAACTAGTCTGGACACAACGTTACTCCGGCTCGCTCCCTAGTGGAGACACGTAggacaaaaggacattttggaGGCATGCTGTTGGCCGCCGTGACGTCCACCACCCGGGTCGAGCATCTGGCCAGCCGCccgggggggttggtgggggcgGAGGAGCCGCCTCCCTCGGGGAGACAAAACTGGGCGGCGGGAATCTAGCTTTTTTTACACCTCCGGCAGGACGCAGGAAAGTCGGACATCAAGAGGGACACAAACACGGCATCGCCGGGTGTTTGGAGGGCGTCTGGAcgacctccaccagctccacggCGCCAACAGCGCCGAGACGACAGCGGCGCGGCGGGCCTTTATCTGTCATCCAGTTTGGGCGAGTCCACCggctcctcgtcttcctccttgTCTTCCTTCGCTCCATCAATCAGCCGCTGGCGAGCAAAGTCTTCGAAGATTATGTCATCATCgctgggagagaaggagggtcACAAGGAACCATGAACGGGAATCGTCATGTTAGCTGAATATTACACTTGATGGTCATTGGTCAGTTTAAAGACTCCGATCACTG
Coding sequences:
- the LOC120823481 gene encoding olfactory receptor 52L1-like; this encodes MEASPGRNFSHASFVFSGFNGLQKHRQLLALPLCASYLVVLLGNGLLVLVVLRTESLKGPMYVLIAALCAVDLLAATAIVPKMLLGLLFDWNRISLASCLAQMFSTHFLSSLESTLLLAMALDRYLAVCQPLRYTEMVGASALSRLLLLALVRSGSIMATLVALAGSLRFCGSDVIRHCYCDHMALVNLACGSTERNMVAGLAVIVCFVGVDIPLIFFSYVKILDAALRAATASEDRRKAFHTCGTHLMVMMCFYLVGSVTFLSHNLNIAIPTNVNTLMGVAYILLPATINPVIYGVRTKEIRSGFLKLFSAKRVSAAGTTKT